From a single Nissabacter sp. SGAir0207 genomic region:
- a CDS encoding phage tail protein, which produces MIKPTQLREALTRSVPLLQSSPDCLHMFIDHGRIVSTLAASLSFEYQYQLNLVITDYAGDIDLIVVPVLAWLREHQPDIMATQERRNTGFTYKADVISDTLCDISIDLQLTERVLVKQVEGALHVDHVPEPPILAGQA; this is translated from the coding sequence ATGATAAAACCCACCCAACTGCGCGAGGCGCTGACGCGCAGCGTGCCGCTGCTGCAAAGCAGCCCTGATTGTCTGCATATGTTTATCGACCACGGGCGCATCGTCTCGACGCTGGCCGCCTCGCTGTCCTTTGAATATCAGTACCAGCTCAACCTGGTGATAACGGACTACGCCGGCGACATTGACCTGATTGTGGTGCCCGTGCTGGCCTGGCTGCGAGAGCACCAGCCTGACATCATGGCAACCCAGGAACGGCGCAACACCGGCTTTACCTACAAGGCCGATGTCATCAGCGATACGCTGTGCGACATCAGCATTGACCTGCAACTGACCGAGCGGGTATTGGTCAAGCAGGTAGAGGGCGCGCTACACGTTGACCATGTGCCGGAGCCGCCAATTCTGGCGGGGCAGGCATGA
- a CDS encoding GPW/gp25 family protein: protein MSTENYLGMSRENGAAVAGLAHIQQSIRDILLTPLGTRVMRRTYGSLLSALIGQPQNAALRLQIMSACYLAILQWEPRITLTDISFDASTFDGGMVITLTGSRTDTAQGFSLTVPVS, encoded by the coding sequence ATGAGCACAGAGAACTACCTGGGCATGAGCCGGGAGAACGGCGCAGCCGTAGCGGGCCTTGCCCATATTCAGCAGTCGATACGCGACATCCTGCTGACGCCGCTGGGCACCCGCGTGATGCGCCGCACCTATGGCTCGCTGCTGTCTGCCCTGATAGGGCAACCGCAAAACGCCGCGCTGCGCCTGCAAATCATGTCCGCCTGCTACCTGGCAATACTGCAATGGGAGCCACGTATTACGCTCACTGACATCAGTTTCGATGCATCCACCTTTGACGGCGGCATGGTGATCACCCTCACGGGAAGCCGTACCGACACCGCGCAAGGATTTTCTCTTACCGTACCTGTGAGCTGA
- a CDS encoding phage virion morphogenesis protein, with the protein MSELRPFEARLAALIANLSPEARKELAKGIARRLRAGQQQNIKRQQAPDGTPFAPRKPAPPSQARTKKGRVKREMFAKLRTAKYLKAKANVNEAVVEFTGNVQRLARVHHYGLRDRPSRHGGAVRYEARPLLGINEAEQLLIEQEVIAHLAG; encoded by the coding sequence ATGAGCGAGTTACGCCCCTTTGAGGCCCGTCTGGCCGCCCTGATCGCCAACCTCTCCCCGGAGGCGCGCAAGGAGTTGGCAAAGGGCATCGCCCGCCGGCTGCGTGCCGGCCAACAGCAGAATATCAAGCGTCAGCAGGCCCCCGATGGCACGCCCTTCGCGCCCCGCAAGCCCGCGCCGCCGTCACAGGCGCGCACGAAAAAAGGCCGGGTAAAGCGGGAGATGTTCGCCAAGCTGCGCACGGCGAAATACCTCAAGGCCAAAGCCAACGTAAATGAGGCCGTGGTGGAGTTTACCGGCAACGTGCAGCGCCTGGCGCGGGTGCATCACTATGGCCTACGTGACCGGCCCTCCCGGCATGGCGGGGCCGTGCGCTATGAGGCCCGCCCGCTGTTGGGGATAAACGAGGCAGAGCAGCTCCTGATAGAGCAGGAGGTGATTGCCCACCTGGCCGGCTAA
- the lysB gene encoding Rz-like lysis system protein LysB (The gene for this Rz-like phage lysis system protein may overlap extensively with the gene for the other spanin subunit, the Rz1-like protein in the outer membrane.), whose protein sequence is MMRVLAVLLALAVAGLAYTLQHASGLRHDLTQAQGIIGTLSAGLESRDKAIARLQDEARTLADQEQALRQAQSQAGALALQRELQIQREHDADESLRAWSAAALPDAAKRLHQRPAFSNARDYLAWLSTRDQLPDPRH, encoded by the coding sequence ATGATGCGCGTGCTTGCCGTCCTGCTGGCCCTGGCCGTGGCCGGGCTGGCTTATACCCTTCAGCACGCCAGCGGCCTGCGCCACGACCTGACCCAAGCGCAGGGCATCATCGGCACGCTGTCCGCCGGCCTTGAAAGCCGGGATAAGGCGATTGCCCGCCTTCAGGATGAGGCCCGCACGCTGGCCGACCAGGAGCAGGCGCTGCGCCAGGCGCAAAGCCAGGCCGGTGCGCTGGCCCTGCAACGCGAATTACAGATACAGAGAGAACATGATGCCGATGAGAGCCTGCGCGCCTGGTCTGCTGCTGCTTTGCCTGATGCTGCTAAGCGGCTGCACCAACGCCCCGCCTTCAGCAACGCCCGCGATTATCTGGCTTGGCTGTCCACGCGTGACCAGTTGCCCGATCCCCGCCACTAG
- the lysC gene encoding Rz1-like lysis system protein LysC (LysC is an Rz1-like component of a phage lytic system, substantially overlapping although not fully embedded in the gene for the Rz-like LysB component.), whose protein sequence is MLLSGCTNAPPSATPAIIWLGCPRVTSCPIPATSLHTNADLAADNRQLEAALVACGLQVETIKACQERHDKTHPTARGADAQRAAAAKQP, encoded by the coding sequence ATGCTGCTAAGCGGCTGCACCAACGCCCCGCCTTCAGCAACGCCCGCGATTATCTGGCTTGGCTGTCCACGCGTGACCAGTTGCCCGATCCCCGCCACTAGCCTGCACACCAACGCTGACCTGGCCGCCGACAATCGGCAGTTAGAAGCGGCCCTGGTGGCCTGCGGGCTGCAAGTTGAAACCATTAAAGCGTGCCAGGAGCGCCATGATAAAACCCACCCAACTGCGCGAGGCGCTGACGCGCAGCGTGCCGCTGCTGCAAAGCAGCCCTGA
- a CDS encoding tail protein X — MKVYAQQGETVDEICYRHYGRTQQVLEQVYAANPGLASQGAILPHGYPVALPTLASAGTKETLNLWD, encoded by the coding sequence ATGAAGGTGTATGCCCAACAGGGCGAAACCGTAGACGAGATTTGTTATCGCCACTACGGGCGCACGCAGCAGGTGCTTGAACAGGTGTATGCCGCCAATCCGGGGCTGGCAAGCCAGGGGGCAATTTTGCCGCACGGCTACCCGGTTGCGCTGCCCACGCTGGCCTCGGCGGGCACCAAAGAAACCCTTAACCTGTGGGACTGA
- a CDS encoding lysozyme produces the protein MGQTGKRCAVAAVLALAALLPQAPLLKTSDTGLALIADLEGCRTSPYQCSAGVWTNGIGHTAGVTPHSHLTERQAAVNLVEDVRRVERGIDACMPVAMPLPVYDAVVSFAFNVGVHAACTSTLAGFIRQQQWRPACGQLARWVYVRGKRNQGLVNRRARETAYCLTGAA, from the coding sequence GTGGGCCAGACAGGTAAACGTTGCGCCGTGGCCGCCGTGCTGGCGCTGGCCGCGCTGCTGCCCCAGGCGCCTCTGCTGAAAACCTCTGACACCGGACTGGCGCTGATTGCCGATCTGGAGGGGTGCCGCACCTCGCCCTATCAGTGCAGTGCCGGCGTCTGGACAAACGGCATCGGCCACACGGCGGGCGTGACCCCGCACAGCCACCTTACCGAGCGGCAGGCCGCCGTTAACCTGGTGGAGGATGTGAGGCGCGTAGAGCGTGGCATTGATGCCTGTATGCCGGTTGCCATGCCCCTGCCGGTCTATGACGCCGTGGTATCCTTTGCCTTTAACGTGGGCGTGCACGCCGCCTGTACCTCCACCCTGGCCGGCTTTATCCGACAACAGCAGTGGCGGCCCGCCTGCGGCCAGTTAGCGCGATGGGTGTATGTGCGCGGCAAGCGCAATCAGGGGCTGGTCAACCGACGCGCCCGCGAGACGGCGTATTGCCTGACGGGGGCCGCATGA
- a CDS encoding phage baseplate assembly protein V: MNEKLSDTQRLLRNLIRIGTVAAVDVKAGLCRVETGGNLTTWLHWLTSRAGQVRTWHAPSVGEQVLVLALGGELDTAFVLPGIFSDQFPAPSASADAVHLSFPDGAVIEYEPETGALRAEGIQSGLIKAATKITLDTPEVECTQHLKAASLEVTQGGTLTGSITHRGGTFSSNGIVLDTHTHGGVERGGNQTDKPQ, encoded by the coding sequence ATGAATGAAAAACTCTCTGACACCCAGCGCCTGCTGCGCAACCTGATCCGTATTGGCACCGTGGCCGCCGTCGATGTTAAGGCCGGGCTATGCCGTGTTGAAACCGGCGGCAACCTCACCACCTGGCTGCACTGGCTGACCAGCCGCGCCGGGCAGGTGCGTACCTGGCACGCGCCAAGCGTGGGAGAGCAAGTGCTGGTACTGGCCCTGGGCGGCGAGCTGGATACGGCCTTTGTGCTGCCGGGCATTTTCTCTGACCAGTTCCCGGCCCCGTCCGCCTCGGCGGACGCGGTTCACCTGTCGTTCCCGGATGGTGCGGTGATTGAATATGAGCCGGAAACCGGCGCACTGCGGGCCGAGGGCATTCAGTCCGGGCTAATCAAGGCGGCCACGAAAATCACCCTCGACACGCCGGAAGTGGAGTGCACGCAGCACCTGAAAGCGGCCTCGTTGGAAGTCACCCAGGGCGGCACTCTGACGGGGAGCATCACGCATCGCGGCGGCACCTTCAGCTCAAACGGCATCGTGCTTGATACCCACACCCACGGCGGCGTAGAGCGCGGTGGCAATCAGACGGATAAACCGCAATGA
- a CDS encoding baseplate assembly protein — MPTIDLSQLPAPDVVEALDYETLLAERKATLISLYPADQQAAIARTLALESDPLVKLLQENAYRELILRQRINEAAQANMVAYATGADLDQLAANTGLTRLIQTPADLTTLPPTAAVMESDEDFRVRTAAAFEGLSVAGPTGAYEYHAKSADGRVADASAISPSPACVTVTLLAREGNGEASADLLAVVTAALNDEDVRPVGDRVTVQSAQIVPYQVEAALYLYPGPEAEPIRAAAAAKLAAFITAQARLGRDIRRSALYAALHVEGVQRVELLQPADDVVLDKTQAAYCTAYQLTVGGADE; from the coding sequence ATGCCAACCATCGACTTAAGCCAGCTCCCCGCTCCGGATGTGGTGGAGGCGCTGGACTATGAAACCCTGCTGGCCGAGCGCAAGGCCACGCTGATTTCCCTCTACCCGGCAGACCAGCAGGCGGCCATCGCCCGTACTCTGGCGCTGGAGTCTGATCCGCTGGTGAAGCTGCTTCAGGAGAACGCCTACCGCGAGCTGATTTTGCGCCAGCGCATCAACGAGGCCGCGCAGGCCAATATGGTGGCCTACGCCACCGGCGCTGACCTTGACCAACTGGCGGCTAACACGGGCTTAACTCGCCTGATCCAGACGCCCGCTGACCTCACCACCCTGCCGCCCACGGCGGCGGTGATGGAAAGCGACGAGGATTTTCGCGTGCGTACGGCGGCGGCCTTTGAAGGACTGAGCGTGGCCGGGCCAACCGGCGCGTATGAGTATCACGCCAAAAGCGCCGACGGGCGCGTGGCGGATGCGTCCGCTATCAGCCCGTCGCCGGCCTGCGTCACCGTCACGCTGCTGGCGCGCGAGGGCAATGGCGAGGCCAGCGCTGACCTGCTGGCCGTGGTCACGGCGGCGCTCAATGATGAGGATGTGCGCCCGGTAGGCGACCGCGTGACCGTGCAATCTGCGCAGATTGTGCCGTACCAGGTAGAGGCCGCGCTGTACCTCTACCCAGGGCCGGAGGCGGAGCCTATCCGGGCGGCGGCGGCGGCCAAGCTGGCGGCGTTTATCACCGCGCAGGCCCGTCTGGGCCGCGACATTCGCCGGTCTGCGCTCTATGCCGCGCTGCATGTGGAAGGCGTGCAGCGGGTAGAGCTGCTTCAGCCGGCTGACGATGTGGTACTGGATAAGACCCAGGCCGCCTACTGCACGGCCTATCAACTGACGGTAGGAGGGGCCGATGAGTGA